In Lathyrus oleraceus cultivar Zhongwan6 chromosome 2, CAAS_Psat_ZW6_1.0, whole genome shotgun sequence, the DNA window AATTAAATTGTACGGCCGAAGAAAATGGAGAGAGGCGTATGAAAGTCATCGAATACAGGTCTTggaaaaaattcaaaataacTAGGATTTATAGTACTTCTATCCATAAAAAGTCAGAACAAAACTTCAttaaaattatttgaatttaCTAAAATGAATATTCATATTGATTGAAAGTGAAAAAGCTGTTAAAACCAGTAACTTACAGCCCAATCATATGGAAGCTTCATTTCACCGGTATCGAGCAAAATAGGCTTTGGATACTGACAGTCTATTTGTTCCTTGTCTGGCGTTTTCAATAAGTTGCGGACCAGTTTCCAGAAAGGATTCCCCTGACACACAGAAAAGTTAGCACAAAGAAGAATACTGGTCTTGGATAATGGATAAGCATACGGTACAGAATCACTGCTTACCTGATCATCACCTTGCTTAAAATCAAATGCCCCAGGTCCATCCGTTGTTCCAGCAGCAAATCCGAATCCCATTGCAGCAGGGCATGTCTTTACTACCTTAGAAGCTCCTGCGATAGAAACATTTACCTCGAGCTTGGAGAAATCTAAGTACACATGTCGAAAATCCACCTTTCCTTTAATCTGTTCGGATGCTCCGTTAAACAACTCCGCTGCTTTTTTAAACTGTCTCTCCCCTATAATACGTGTACTTTCAAATTCATCGGGGTAACTGCCATATTAGTTACAACAACAAGAGACAAGTTTAGTAATCGCAAGAACATATGTAAATTTGcgaaactaaaaaaaaaaaaaaaggagcGTGCAATAAATAAGTACCCAGGTCCTTTGCCGTAGCATAGCTCGTTCTTCCCTCCACATGTGCTGTGATTGAAGTCGCAAGGTAGTCCAGTGTCTGTACAAAAGGCTCCAAGTACGTTTGGACTAACATCACCGCAATTGGATTGACAAAATGCAGATACAAATCTAGGTTTGCCGTCCTGCCTAAGAACACCTCTCACACGTCTAGCAACACTTGATGTTTTGGTTGCTGGTCTACCAGGAGGAGATTGGAATGAGGCAGCAAGTTCCAGTAACTCATGGTCTAAAACAATAAGTTTTAAGCGAGAAGTGAGATTTGAAAATGTAATTCATATAAATAGCAATAGAACAAAAAGACCGAAGAATTGCCGTGCAGCCaaatgcataaaaaaaaaaaCTTACGATTATTATTAAGACTGGGAATTATGTTTGAAATTCTTCGAGGTAAGCTGTCATCTTCAAATCCAGGGGAATCTTTTCTCACAGAACTTTTTCGGTCAAACCAGTCTTCCATAAATCGCGCAGCAGCACCCTTATTATCCCCGCTAACTAATGAGTTTGTACGACTCATTGAAGTCCCATGAGTAGCAAACCAATTGAAACTTCCCACAGCACCCCACTCATCATCAACAAACTTTAAAAGAGACATTTCTTTATCGACATTATATTTATATTTGCTTCTCTCTTCAGCAGGATTGTTGAGATAACCACTAGGACTGCGATTAACACCAGCATCTAAAATCTCACCTGCAAGTTGAAGATAACATTTAACATCATCAAAAGCAGGGAGAGAGTATGCATACTATTCAATTCTCATATCCGGGTCTTACTTATGAACCTGATTTTTCTTGTTTTTGTAAaaaattctttttctttttcaaaaaaaaaaagatgaaTCGCGTGAATCATGTAGGACTCAAGACCGCTGGAACATTTTTCTTATTCGGTTTCAGTGGCGAACGTGTACAAGTTCCACTCATGTACAATTCCCTTATTATTTTTCATTTCTTACCAAAgattatgaaaaataaaacaaaaaatgAAAGTTTTGATGCACTCGTCACATACAATTGAACACAAAATGTAAAAATAAACCTAAAACTAAGCAACTTGCTTCCTAtagtttttcatttttttctaaCACACTTCAACAGTATGCAAAACACCCATAGTTATCAATAAATTTAACTTATTCATTATAAATACTAAGGAAGAAAGGAAAGAGAACTAATGCTAAGTCTTCTCTTACCCTTATTGACAAAAATTGATCCTGGGCGGAGATTTTCATGGGCCTGGACAATGCTTTTCTCAATGCCATCGACAAGAACATCAAATGACTGGCGAACGAATCCAAGGGATGTTACGATATACACAACATACTGGAGATAACCCCCGGGACCAGCATGCGTGTGAATTCCACTAATAGCTACATTATTTTCTGTATATATGTCACCATATCTGTCAATCAAACAAAATGAAGTGTGATATCAGACACATAAAAAGAGGGGCAATCTCATGCCACCGACTCATATTCTACTTCACCAAATTAGCCTATGCAGCACCAACACCTCTCTAAAAAGGTGTTTCCGTGTACGCTTAATTATTCATTTTTCTAAAATTATTACCAATGTCGACGTGTTAGTGTCAGTGTCGTGTTTCCGGTGTCCGGGAAACAATTTTCATTCAACTACTAAAATAGGTGACTATGTGAACGCACGAATCCAATTATAAAACACACTGCTAGCCGAAATTCATAGTCGATCTTTTGTAATGTCTAAAATTAATTACCTTGCTTTAAGTCTCTCAAGTAGTTTGATAGTAACAAGCTGTGAACCCATGCAAGCATCAAGATTAACAAACACTACCCTGTTACCCTTAGGCTCAGCAACAATAAAAGCTCGAGCCCTTAACCGGAAGTGAACCCCGGATGCAATCTGTTCTGTGTTAGCATACCCCATCATGTTAACATCAGCAGCAGGACCAGTAATATCATAGCTTCCAAGACCAATCAAGTAATTAGAATATGCAACATCACTCTTGAGTAGTATTATTAAGAACAACAAAAAACTCCATACTCCCATAGTTCCAGAAACCCTCCAAACATTCAAATTACTGAATGAAGGGAGCTCCATCACAGTTCAAATCAACCTAAAAAAAATTCAATTCTTTAAACCTAGCCAGTCCTTCTCATCTCCCTTCAAAAAATCAAACACACAAAACTATCAATTACTGTTAATATAAATTTcagaaattcaaattcaaatgcaaTAAATTCCAATTTCACATAATTAAAATAGCGCAATTGAATTTTTGACCACCCAGATGTAAAGTAATGATCTTTATACGAAAATGAGCAtagaaaaatgaaataaaaggaaattGTGAATGTGGGTGATAGAGAAATAAACAAACCTAGAAGATGGAAGGGAAAGTTGAATTTGAAGAGAGTGTGGAAAGTGGAATAGATAGATATATAGATAGATATAGAATTAAGAGTGATGATGAAAGGGAAAGAGGAGTTGGTGGTAGAGTGGAGGA includes these proteins:
- the LOC127117533 gene encoding neutral ceramidase 2 isoform X2, which gives rise to MELPSFSNLNVWRVSGTMGVWSFLLFLIILLKSDVAYSNYLIGLGSYDITGPAADVNMMGYANTEQIASGVHFRLRARAFIVAEPKGNRVVFVNLDACMGSQLVTIKLLERLKARYGDIYTENNVAISGIHTHAGPGGYLQYVVYIVTSLGFVRQSFDVLVDGIEKSIVQAHENLRPGSIFVNKGEILDAGVNRSPSGYLNNPAEERSKYKYNVDKEMSLLKFVDDEWGAVGSFNWFATHGTSMSRTNSLVSGDNKGAAARFMEDWFDRKSSVRKDSPGFEDDSLPRRISNIIPSLNNNHHELLELAASFQSPPGRPATKTSSVARRVRGVLRQDGKPRFVSAFCQSNCGDVSPNVLGAFCTDTGLPCDFNHSTCGGKNELCYGKGPGYPDEFESTRIIGERQFKKAAELFNGASEQIKGKVDFRHVYLDFSKLEVNVSIAGASKVVKTCPAAMGFGFAAGTTDGPGAFDFKQGDDQGNPFWKLVRNLLKTPDKEQIDCQYPKPILLDTGEMKLPYDWAPSILPIQIFRIGQFVILSVPGEFTTMAGRRLRDAVKTVLSGDKSFGSNIHVVIAGLTNTYSQYVTTYEEYEVQRYEGASTLFGPHTLSAYIQEFKKLAHALISGQPVESGPQPPDLLNKQIGLLTPVVMDGTPLGVNFGDCASDVPKNSTFKRGDTVSVTFWSACPRNDLMTEGTFSLVEYLQGKGSWVPAYDDDDFCLRFKWSRPFKLSTHSKGTIEWRIPEDVTPGVYRIKHFGAAKGLLGSTRHFTGSSSAFVVTH
- the LOC127117533 gene encoding neutral ceramidase 2 isoform X1 encodes the protein MELPSFSNLNVWRVSGTMGVWSFLLFLIILLKSDVAYSNYLIGLGSYDITGPAADVNMMGYANTEQIASGVHFRLRARAFIVAEPKGNRVVFVNLDACMGSQLVTIKLLERLKARYGDIYTENNVAISGIHTHAGPGGYLQYVVYIVTSLGFVRQSFDVLVDGIEKSIVQAHENLRPGSIFVNKGEILDAGVNRSPSGYLNNPAEERSKYKYNVDKEMSLLKFVDDEWGAVGSFNWFATHGTSMSRTNSLVSGDNKGAAARFMEDWFDRKSSVRKDSPGFEDDSLPRRISNIIPSLNNNHHELLELAASFQSPPGRPATKTSSVARRVRGVLRQDGKPRFVSAFCQSNCGDVSPNVLGAFCTDTGLPCDFNHSTCGGKNELCYGKGPGYPDEFESTRIIGERQFKKAAELFNGASEQIKGKVDFRHVYLDFSKLEVNVSIAGASKVVKTCPAAMGFGFAAGTTDGPGAFDFKQGDDQVSSDSVPYAYPLSKTSILLCANFSVCQGNPFWKLVRNLLKTPDKEQIDCQYPKPILLDTGEMKLPYDWAPSILPIQIFRIGQFVILSVPGEFTTMAGRRLRDAVKTVLSGDKSFGSNIHVVIAGLTNTYSQYVTTYEEYEVQRYEGASTLFGPHTLSAYIQEFKKLAHALISGQPVESGPQPPDLLNKQIGLLTPVVMDGTPLGVNFGDCASDVPKNSTFKRGDTVSVTFWSACPRNDLMTEGTFSLVEYLQGKGSWVPAYDDDDFCLRFKWSRPFKLSTHSKGTIEWRIPEDVTPGVYRIKHFGAAKGLLGSTRHFTGSSSAFVVTH